The proteins below are encoded in one region of Desulfomonilaceae bacterium:
- a CDS encoding response regulator produces MNSGGNFKAITLVVDDEQIVLESVRRILEEQGFKVETASRIDQAIDLLKTTRYDLVLTDLMMPDRSGMELIEAVASEYPDTGVIMFTGYPTVESVRESMKLGALDYLPKPFTPDELVEVTERALDKVFMLRRDKEAQTVYEASEKALMSSLDLKKILDLICSSSKDILKVKGASVLVRQKDGPFYELASSCGLSDEYVSKGSLDATRSISEVQSTGKYSFVTENSFGARLQYPDEARQEGIASILSMPLSVRGAIIGCLRLYSTSDRQYDSKQMTLISKFSGQAALAVENAILYETMRKDIEGMRKYIS; encoded by the coding sequence ATGAACTCTGGGGGTAATTTCAAAGCCATTACACTGGTAGTTGATGATGAACAGATTGTACTTGAAAGTGTCCGTAGAATTCTTGAAGAGCAAGGATTTAAAGTGGAGACAGCTTCAAGGATTGATCAGGCTATCGATCTTCTAAAGACAACGAGATATGATCTGGTATTAACTGACCTTATGATGCCGGACAGAAGCGGTATGGAGTTAATTGAGGCCGTAGCGTCGGAATATCCCGACACAGGCGTAATAATGTTTACTGGTTATCCTACGGTCGAATCGGTTCGAGAGTCCATGAAACTCGGCGCTCTTGATTATCTCCCAAAGCCCTTTACTCCGGATGAACTTGTTGAGGTAACTGAAAGGGCGCTGGACAAGGTTTTCATGTTACGACGAGACAAGGAAGCTCAAACAGTCTATGAAGCGTCGGAAAAGGCTCTGATGTCCAGCCTTGATCTCAAGAAGATTCTTGATCTCATCTGTTCCTCATCGAAAGATATTTTAAAGGTTAAGGGCGCGTCCGTGCTCGTGCGTCAAAAGGATGGCCCCTTTTATGAACTGGCTTCATCCTGTGGTTTGAGCGATGAGTACGTCAGCAAAGGCTCCCTGGACGCGACAAGAAGCATTTCGGAGGTTCAGTCGACAGGAAAATATTCCTTCGTAACGGAAAATTCGTTTGGCGCTCGACTTCAGTACCCTGACGAAGCTCGTCAGGAAGGGATAGCTTCAATTTTATCGATGCCATTGTCAGTTCGAGGAGCAATAATCGGTTGTCTCAGGCTCTATTCCACCTCAGATCGACAATACGATTCAAAGCAAATGACGCTTATTTCCAAATTCTCGGGTCAGGCGGCGTTGGCTGTGGAAAACGCGATTCTATACGAAACCATGCGCAAGGACATTGAGGGAATGAGAAAATACATTTCCTGA
- the icd gene encoding isocitrate dehydrogenase (NADP(+)): protein MDHKLKEPGAGRWITTNKEGLGFDVPDSPVIGYIEGDGVGPDIWAASRPVFDSAVMKAYKGSRKIYWWKIYAGAESFKEFGSYFPEESFEAIKKCVIAIKGPLTTPVGGGFRSLNVTLRQKLDLYACVRPVKYVTGTPSPMIRPEDVDMVVFRENTEDVYAGIEWKSGSVEAVKMINFLEEEMGIHLPLDSGIGVKPMSPSATKRLVRMAFKYAIDNRRKRVTLVHKGNIMKFTEGAFRDWGYETVRAEFPDIAIFEEDLFSKFGGRIPDGKILVNDRIADAMFQQALLRPQEYEVLITPNLNGDYISDALAAQVGGLGMAPGANIGDTCSVFEATHGSAPKYAGQDKVNPGSMLLSGAMMFRRIGWDETAELIERALAETIQSKIVTYDLARLTPGSKEVSCSGFGKAIKDRIEKN from the coding sequence ATGGACCACAAGTTGAAAGAACCCGGCGCCGGACGATGGATAACAACTAATAAAGAAGGTCTTGGGTTTGACGTGCCGGATAGCCCGGTCATCGGTTATATCGAAGGCGATGGAGTGGGACCTGACATTTGGGCCGCTTCTCGACCAGTTTTTGACTCGGCTGTCATGAAAGCCTACAAGGGAAGCCGAAAAATCTACTGGTGGAAAATATACGCAGGAGCCGAGAGCTTCAAAGAATTTGGCTCCTACTTTCCTGAAGAGTCATTCGAGGCTATCAAGAAATGCGTTATCGCCATAAAGGGACCGTTAACAACTCCTGTGGGTGGTGGTTTTAGAAGCCTCAACGTGACACTCAGACAGAAACTGGATCTGTACGCATGTGTAAGACCTGTCAAATATGTGACCGGCACACCGTCTCCAATGATCAGACCCGAGGATGTGGACATGGTTGTTTTCCGGGAAAACACAGAGGATGTCTACGCTGGGATTGAATGGAAATCCGGGTCTGTTGAAGCCGTCAAGATGATAAATTTTCTTGAGGAGGAGATGGGGATACATTTGCCCCTGGATTCCGGTATTGGCGTGAAACCCATGAGTCCTTCAGCGACAAAGAGACTGGTCAGGATGGCGTTCAAATACGCCATTGATAACAGAAGGAAAAGGGTTACACTGGTTCACAAAGGTAACATAATGAAGTTCACGGAAGGAGCGTTCCGGGACTGGGGTTATGAAACGGTAAGGGCCGAATTCCCGGATATAGCTATTTTTGAAGAAGATCTCTTCTCAAAATTTGGTGGTCGTATCCCCGATGGGAAGATACTTGTTAACGACCGAATTGCGGACGCGATGTTTCAACAGGCTTTGCTTCGGCCCCAGGAATATGAAGTGCTGATTACCCCGAATCTGAATGGTGACTACATCTCTGATGCGCTGGCGGCCCAGGTTGGTGGTTTGGGAATGGCCCCCGGGGCTAATATTGGTGACACTTGCTCCGTTTTTGAAGCCACTCACGGCAGCGCTCCGAAGTACGCTGGACAGGATAAAGTAAACCCTGGATCAATGCTGCTTTCCGGGGCCATGATGTTCCGGCGGATAGGCTGGGATGAGACCGCTGAACTGATTGAAAGAGCCCTGGCCGAAACAATTCAATCAAAGATCGTTACATACGATCTTGCCCGGCTGACGCCCGGTTCGAAAGAGGTTTCATGCTCAGGATTTGGAAAGGCGATCAAGGATCGGATTGAGAAGAACTGA
- a CDS encoding ATP-binding protein — protein sequence MNSVSRGASLIVHHEPGLFLKLFRRIQTRVPARFRQNLLFLTSFKNRILISALVLLIGLVTVIGAILASTIFPSLHQETIVIEHIKLIHFFASLIIIAIGWLFIDRISKKITEPLRDLTKKADQISRETSASLTFHTGLTDNQISEEYGSATSELDSRDEIYQLTSSFNRMLSNLKASEARLTESEARYRFLFDNGPTPIFVIDVETMKILDVNARAEEEYGYIRQEFLAMNFDDLAPEGDRESTRSLLQNIDLDEIAPLPILRRRRKSGSVFVINFQASAARYENRPALMIAAWDATEKLEKHAKLIHAGKMATLGEMATGIAHELNQPLYVIRIGCDYLTKKARTTGSVPAEDFLKVTQELNENVERASGIINHLREFGRKTDESFDILDINVPLRNSASLLKTQLEAHNIEFILHLADELPKIRGNLNRLEQVFINLIINARDAVISKQRAEKGQTQEPHQHRVMIESSVQDQKVVVTISDTGLGIPESLRSKVFEPFFTTKKTGQGTGLGLAISYGIVKEHNGSIEIVHKPAPGCAIKLSFPRTSKG from the coding sequence GTGAACTCTGTATCCAGGGGAGCGTCCCTGATCGTCCATCATGAACCGGGACTGTTTTTGAAGTTGTTCCGGAGAATCCAGACCAGGGTTCCGGCTCGTTTCCGGCAGAATCTCCTTTTTCTGACTTCATTCAAGAATAGAATTCTCATTAGCGCTTTGGTCCTGCTTATAGGGTTGGTGACAGTGATCGGCGCGATCCTCGCCTCGACCATATTTCCAAGTTTGCATCAGGAAACAATTGTAATTGAGCACATTAAACTGATCCATTTTTTTGCCAGCCTCATCATTATCGCGATTGGATGGCTGTTTATAGACCGCATTTCCAAGAAAATCACGGAACCGCTCAGAGATTTGACCAAAAAGGCTGATCAGATTAGCCGTGAGACCTCAGCTAGCTTAACGTTTCATACTGGTCTGACTGATAACCAAATTAGTGAGGAATATGGTAGCGCTACGTCGGAACTGGATTCACGAGATGAAATTTATCAATTAACTTCATCATTCAACCGCATGTTAAGTAATCTGAAAGCCTCGGAAGCCAGGCTGACAGAGTCTGAAGCCCGTTATCGATTTCTGTTCGACAATGGACCGACACCGATCTTTGTGATCGATGTTGAAACTATGAAGATTCTCGATGTAAACGCCCGTGCTGAGGAAGAATACGGATACATCAGGCAAGAGTTCCTAGCGATGAATTTTGATGATTTGGCTCCTGAAGGTGATCGCGAGTCTACCCGATCACTCCTGCAAAATATTGATTTGGATGAGATTGCGCCCCTCCCTATACTAAGACGAAGAAGAAAATCAGGCTCGGTCTTCGTGATCAATTTTCAGGCTAGCGCAGCGCGATATGAAAATCGGCCGGCCTTGATGATTGCTGCTTGGGACGCAACCGAAAAACTCGAAAAACATGCAAAGTTGATTCATGCCGGCAAGATGGCGACGCTGGGAGAAATGGCCACCGGTATCGCGCATGAACTTAACCAGCCTTTGTATGTGATCCGTATCGGTTGTGACTACCTGACAAAAAAGGCTCGAACGACAGGATCCGTACCGGCGGAAGACTTTCTCAAGGTCACTCAGGAGTTGAACGAAAACGTAGAAAGGGCTTCCGGAATCATCAATCACTTGAGAGAATTTGGACGAAAGACAGACGAATCTTTCGATATTCTTGATATCAACGTGCCATTGCGGAATTCCGCTTCTCTTTTGAAAACCCAGCTTGAGGCCCACAACATAGAGTTTATTCTCCATCTGGCCGATGAGCTTCCAAAAATCAGAGGGAATTTGAACAGACTTGAGCAAGTATTTATAAATCTAATAATAAACGCTCGAGACGCGGTTATTTCGAAGCAGCGCGCCGAGAAAGGCCAGACACAGGAACCTCACCAGCATCGTGTGATGATTGAATCGAGCGTGCAGGACCAAAAAGTGGTCGTAACCATATCAGATACTGGACTCGGGATTCCCGAGAGTCTGCGATCAAAGGTATTTGAGCCGTTCTTCACTACAAAAAAGACAGGGCAGGGGACTGGGCTCGGCCTTGCGATCAGTTACGGAATCGTAAAAGAACACAATGGATCCATTGAGATAGTTCATAAACCGGCGCCCGGGTGCGCCATCAAGCTTTCATTTCCCAGGACGTCCAAGGGGTAA
- a CDS encoding ABC transporter substrate-binding protein — translation MKKVILVLTICMALLGSNLMASDSPLIHVTFLPQWIPQAQFAGYMMAFEKGFYKDAGLNVEFLVGGPTNPPLEALESGQATFCTSWVSTAVQKRSSGTKLVNLAQIIQRSALMLIARKSSGINSLEDLNGRRVGLWQGDFRIQPLALFKLHHLNVIEIPMYSSINLFLKGGVDAISAMWYNEYHTILNSGFDPKELTTFFFSDYGLNFPEDGIYCLEKTLNENPKVCESFVQASLKGWVYALERQDETLDVVMKYTHAAHTGTNRAHQMWMLARMKDLIFPDGDRAVLGKLDQKQYLLVTDTLRSLGFVEDHVRFEDFYRGTK, via the coding sequence ATGAAAAAGGTCATATTGGTCCTTACAATTTGCATGGCGCTTCTGGGTTCCAATCTTATGGCCAGTGATTCGCCGCTCATCCACGTGACTTTTCTCCCTCAATGGATCCCTCAAGCTCAGTTCGCCGGCTACATGATGGCTTTTGAGAAAGGTTTCTACAAAGACGCCGGCCTGAATGTGGAATTCCTGGTGGGTGGCCCAACGAATCCGCCTCTGGAGGCTTTGGAATCCGGTCAGGCGACCTTTTGCACGTCCTGGGTCTCAACGGCCGTTCAAAAGCGCTCCTCTGGAACGAAGCTGGTGAATCTCGCCCAAATTATTCAACGCTCGGCCCTGATGCTGATCGCCAGGAAGTCTAGCGGAATTAATTCGCTTGAAGACCTTAACGGCAGGCGGGTCGGCCTCTGGCAGGGAGATTTCAGGATACAGCCTCTCGCATTGTTCAAATTACATCATCTCAACGTAATTGAAATACCGATGTACAGTTCCATAAACCTGTTTCTCAAGGGAGGAGTCGATGCAATATCGGCCATGTGGTATAATGAGTATCATACCATCCTAAACAGCGGCTTTGACCCCAAGGAACTAACCACCTTCTTTTTCAGTGATTACGGTCTGAATTTCCCGGAAGACGGGATCTATTGTCTCGAAAAAACTCTGAATGAAAACCCCAAAGTCTGTGAAAGTTTTGTTCAGGCATCCCTGAAAGGCTGGGTTTATGCGCTGGAGCGCCAGGACGAAACCCTCGATGTGGTGATGAAGTACACCCACGCTGCACACACGGGAACAAACCGGGCCCATCAGATGTGGATGCTGGCCCGTATGAAAGATTTAATTTTTCCGGATGGAGACAGGGCCGTTCTCGGGAAGCTTGATCAGAAACAATACCTTCTGGTTACAGACACGCTCCGGTCGCTGGGATTTGTGGAAGATCATGTGAGGTTTGAAGATTTTTATCGGGGAACCAAATGA
- the vsr gene encoding DNA mismatch endonuclease Vsr, whose amino-acid sequence MPRNNSEIMRSVRSRDTGPELLFRKALWRRGIRYRLCAKDMPGKPDIVVPSLRLAIFIDGDFWHGGQWSRRNLSSLEDQFTKTGSREYWLAKIRRNMDRDCGSTSILLSQGWRVIRFWESDIKKNLENCLAAVCEINKKPVEPTSFSLAPQKNFAEFFAGIGLVRMALERHGWRVAYANDIDRNKYRMYSQRFQDKPDLVDLQDIHKISADRIPDVTLATASFPCNDLSVAGSRNGLNGKKSSSFWEFMRLLEEMNYRRPPIVLIENVPGFLNSDNGKDFRDAMMALNNLGYSVDPFLVDAVWFVPQSRLRLFVIAQIFDKSRETTDKLTVRALESNFRPKKLVDFINKNPEIAWNIREMPQITSSGLTLTDIIHDPPDESPEWWSPKRAAYLLSQMSPRHRKAAELMMSGSSWSYGTVFRRIRNGKSMAELRTDGIAGCLRTPRGGSAKQIVVKAGKGDFFARLLTPLECARLMGAGDNNLPSSASQAFFGFGDAVCVPVIEWIAIHRLNPLVTELMRGKPLYPIQSALSEKVKCDPSSDIQ is encoded by the coding sequence TTGCCAAGAAATAATTCCGAAATAATGAGAAGCGTGCGCTCACGGGACACCGGTCCCGAATTGCTTTTTCGCAAGGCGCTCTGGAGGAGGGGAATAAGATACAGGCTATGCGCAAAGGACATGCCGGGCAAACCGGATATTGTAGTTCCTTCTCTAAGACTCGCTATTTTTATCGATGGGGATTTCTGGCATGGAGGCCAGTGGAGCCGAAGAAATTTGTCTTCGCTTGAAGATCAATTTACTAAAACTGGATCCCGCGAATACTGGCTTGCCAAGATTCGTAGAAACATGGATCGTGATTGCGGATCCACTTCAATCCTCCTTTCGCAAGGATGGAGAGTAATAAGGTTTTGGGAGAGCGACATCAAGAAAAATTTGGAAAACTGCCTTGCCGCTGTATGCGAAATAAACAAAAAACCTGTCGAACCAACATCGTTCAGTCTCGCTCCCCAGAAAAATTTTGCGGAATTTTTCGCAGGGATAGGTCTTGTACGGATGGCTCTGGAGCGTCACGGCTGGAGAGTGGCTTACGCGAACGATATTGACCGCAACAAATACAGAATGTACTCGCAAAGATTTCAAGACAAACCCGACCTTGTCGACTTACAGGATATCCACAAAATTTCCGCTGACAGGATCCCGGACGTCACACTTGCGACTGCTTCGTTTCCCTGCAATGACCTGTCTGTGGCCGGTTCCAGAAACGGACTTAACGGAAAAAAATCGTCATCATTTTGGGAATTCATGAGATTGCTTGAGGAAATGAATTATAGACGTCCCCCTATAGTCCTTATAGAGAATGTGCCTGGGTTTCTCAATTCCGACAACGGCAAAGACTTTAGGGACGCCATGATGGCTTTGAATAATCTGGGATATTCGGTTGACCCTTTTTTGGTGGACGCCGTGTGGTTTGTCCCGCAAAGCAGGCTCAGGCTTTTCGTCATAGCTCAAATATTCGACAAATCACGCGAGACAACGGATAAGTTAACCGTACGGGCGCTCGAGTCCAATTTTAGGCCGAAAAAGTTAGTAGACTTTATCAATAAGAATCCGGAGATTGCCTGGAACATCAGGGAAATGCCCCAAATAACTTCATCCGGATTAACGCTGACTGACATTATTCATGACCCACCAGATGAATCCCCTGAATGGTGGAGCCCGAAAAGGGCCGCTTATTTACTCAGTCAGATGAGTCCAAGGCATAGAAAGGCGGCCGAATTGATGATGTCAGGATCAAGCTGGTCCTATGGAACGGTCTTCAGACGAATAAGGAACGGCAAATCAATGGCCGAACTGCGTACCGACGGGATCGCCGGCTGTTTGAGAACTCCTCGAGGAGGTAGCGCCAAACAGATTGTTGTCAAGGCCGGTAAAGGCGACTTTTTCGCTCGCCTACTCACGCCATTGGAATGCGCGAGGCTCATGGGGGCGGGCGATAACAATCTTCCTTCCTCTGCAAGCCAGGCTTTTTTTGGGTTCGGAGACGCTGTTTGTGTTCCAGTGATTGAATGGATAGCCATCCACAGGTTAAATCCACTTGTTACGGAACTGATGAGGGGGAAACCTTTGTATCCCATTCAGTCCGCGTTATCTGAAAAGGTAAAATGTGATCCGTCGAGTGATATCCAATGA
- a CDS encoding GHMP kinase, protein MIITRTPFRVSFCGGGTDLRSYYQHEEGAVVSATIDKYIYITINRLTRYFEHSISLKYSQTELVNSVEEVRHPIIREALKMTGVTDRVEIASMADIPSGTGLGSSSAYAVGLLHALHTFKGEAVSGKKLAEEACEIEIEILNDPIGKQDQFIAAYGGISHIRFNPDESVFVDPVICSTTTRQALEGNLMIFYTGVTRRAGDILEVQKAETRNKMEVLRSMKNLCKDLIETLREPKSLSEFGEILHHGWLLKRSLVQEISNDTINNCYERARTAGAIGGKLLGAGGGGFLLFYVEPQNHLRVRQSLSDLTELPFQFEPQGSKVIYISD, encoded by the coding sequence ATGATAATCACGCGTACACCATTTCGAGTGAGTTTTTGTGGGGGAGGCACTGATCTCCGTTCCTACTATCAACATGAAGAAGGGGCGGTAGTCAGCGCGACCATAGACAAATACATCTATATCACCATCAACCGCCTGACCCGATATTTCGAACACAGCATTTCTCTGAAATATTCGCAAACCGAACTCGTGAACTCAGTTGAGGAAGTCCGACACCCGATAATCAGGGAAGCGCTAAAAATGACAGGGGTCACCGACCGGGTTGAAATAGCCTCAATGGCTGATATCCCTTCCGGAACCGGCCTGGGATCATCGAGCGCGTACGCTGTGGGACTGCTTCATGCGTTACACACGTTCAAGGGTGAGGCCGTGTCCGGCAAGAAACTGGCGGAAGAGGCCTGTGAAATTGAAATAGAAATTCTTAATGACCCTATAGGAAAACAGGATCAGTTCATCGCAGCGTACGGTGGTATATCGCATATCAGATTTAATCCTGATGAAAGTGTCTTTGTAGATCCGGTCATTTGCTCTACGACTACCAGGCAAGCCCTCGAAGGTAATCTTATGATTTTCTACACCGGAGTCACCCGTAGGGCCGGAGACATCCTGGAAGTTCAGAAGGCGGAAACCCGCAACAAGATGGAAGTTCTGAGATCGATGAAGAACCTTTGTAAAGATCTCATTGAAACGCTGAGGGAACCCAAGTCATTGAGCGAATTTGGAGAAATCTTGCATCATGGGTGGTTGCTTAAGAGAAGCCTCGTGCAGGAAATTTCCAACGACACGATAAACAATTGTTACGAAAGAGCTAGAACCGCCGGCGCGATAGGAGGAAAACTGCTAGGAGCGGGTGGTGGTGGGTTCCTGTTGTTCTACGTTGAGCCTCAGAACCATTTGCGTGTTAGACAAAGCCTCTCCGATCTAACGGAATTACCGTTTCAGTTTGAGCCACAAGGCAGCAAGGTAATTTACATATCGGACTGA
- a CDS encoding 50S ribosomal protein L11 methyltransferase gives MIDPEKTLFIYEIKSSLPDFLPDPPNTLIGVWNEDDFSYVFFLEPEDHYVEGLCSSCDAILSSRHEMRYKDWQEGIPDVGLSIAGQRFVPFRENAHDENSIFLDPSVVFGDGNHPTTVACIEFMVDIMKKDEVKSVLDLGSGSGILALTAAGLGASKVVAADKNRLAVQATRQNVSRNGFDDIIETREGEARIFLNRGYDLVMANLPFSVLRDIVVLKETSLIKTWVVSGINSDQALTLKTLLQEQGFEIKNEKLTPPWTTFVAAQKDLE, from the coding sequence ATGATTGACCCTGAAAAGACCCTCTTTATCTATGAAATAAAAAGCAGTCTTCCGGATTTTCTGCCGGACCCGCCCAATACGTTGATTGGGGTCTGGAATGAGGACGATTTTTCTTATGTATTCTTTCTGGAGCCCGAAGATCATTACGTGGAAGGTTTGTGCTCGTCGTGCGACGCCATCCTCAGTTCAAGACATGAGATGAGATACAAGGATTGGCAGGAAGGTATCCCGGATGTTGGGTTAAGTATAGCCGGACAGAGGTTTGTCCCGTTTCGGGAAAACGCTCACGATGAAAACTCGATATTTCTTGATCCATCGGTTGTCTTTGGAGATGGAAATCATCCGACAACCGTTGCGTGTATCGAATTCATGGTTGACATCATGAAAAAGGATGAAGTCAAATCAGTTCTTGACCTCGGATCAGGCTCAGGGATTCTGGCTCTAACCGCAGCCGGACTAGGGGCTTCCAAGGTTGTGGCCGCGGACAAGAACCGGCTGGCAGTGCAAGCGACCAGACAAAATGTGAGTCGAAACGGATTTGACGACATCATTGAGACGCGGGAAGGAGAAGCCAGGATTTTCCTGAATCGTGGCTATGATCTCGTGATGGCGAATTTGCCGTTCAGCGTTTTAAGAGACATAGTCGTATTAAAGGAAACATCATTGATCAAGACCTGGGTGGTTTCAGGAATCAATTCCGACCAGGCGCTCACGCTGAAAACATTGCTTCAGGAGCAAGGATTTGAAATAAAGAATGAAAAGTTAACCCCGCCGTGGACCACGTTTGTCGCGGCGCAAAAAGATTTGGAGTGA
- a CDS encoding adenylate/guanylate cyclase domain-containing protein: protein MTGRFHSSIALKLTLLVLLGAGMVFALVLTYSYVSSRQIILDESKDGALNLAVGMSRKIEQEFLAVGKVSKSFAGFLETSNWDEKTLLETLRRMVVDNSEIYGMAMAFQPYAFNKNILKYEPYYYKAPDGLKFSNGDAPGQSYFQQDWFYIPVQLKTPVPSEPYFDESAGGVLLVTYSYPFFELSEDGKQLGVRGIIASDVSLGWLEKLVTSVNETKDGFCFVVTNTGTFVAHPNSDYVMKESLFSLAESHGDERLRSIGREILGSKKGFIDVGSSLGGQDSFLAYSHILSTGWVFGAVFPKSELFSEVDQLHHKTFIVSILGIGLLVLVSVFVARSIARPLKEMAAATKKVAVGELDIELKAANRTDEVGLLAQSFTQMAQGLKERDFIRDAFGRYVTQEVVNRLLQSSDGLKLGGEIREISMMMSDIRGFTALTANMNPENIITLLNRYLGRMVDTLIDFRGIIDEIIGDGILAFFGAPEPLEDHPERAVACALKMQEAMAEINAWNIADGLPTLEMGIAVNTGNVVVGNIGSDKRKKYGAVGPDVNFTGRMESFTVGGQVLVSQSTYDRLSDILEVKDILEIEMKGFQGKVKLYDVIGIRGKYTVALKRLEETLRVLEKPITMTFYRLSQKTVSSHGNPGTMRQVSHREAVMTCPEPLELWENVMIVPHDEKGEISEAVIYAKVISLEAVDGVHYIKTHFTSVSPKALHVLEKAV, encoded by the coding sequence ATGACTGGTCGTTTCCATAGTAGTATCGCGTTAAAGCTGACTCTCCTGGTTCTGTTAGGCGCCGGAATGGTTTTCGCCCTTGTTCTGACTTACAGTTATGTGAGTTCTCGACAGATAATACTGGATGAGTCCAAAGATGGCGCCCTAAATCTGGCCGTCGGAATGTCCCGTAAGATTGAACAGGAGTTCCTGGCTGTGGGAAAGGTTTCCAAAAGTTTCGCAGGATTTCTCGAAACCTCGAATTGGGATGAAAAAACCCTTTTGGAAACACTTCGACGGATGGTGGTAGATAATTCGGAAATTTACGGCATGGCAATGGCCTTTCAGCCTTACGCTTTCAACAAGAATATCCTGAAGTACGAGCCATATTACTATAAAGCGCCGGATGGTCTGAAATTCTCCAATGGGGACGCGCCGGGGCAAAGCTATTTTCAGCAAGACTGGTTTTACATTCCCGTGCAATTGAAGACTCCTGTTCCAAGTGAACCATATTTCGACGAGAGCGCAGGAGGCGTTTTATTAGTGACTTACTCATACCCATTCTTTGAACTTTCAGAAGATGGGAAACAACTTGGCGTGCGGGGGATAATAGCCTCTGATGTAAGTCTTGGCTGGCTGGAAAAACTTGTAACCAGTGTTAATGAGACAAAAGACGGTTTTTGTTTTGTGGTTACAAACACGGGAACTTTTGTGGCTCATCCGAATTCCGATTATGTGATGAAAGAGTCATTGTTCAGCCTGGCAGAGTCGCATGGTGATGAACGGTTACGGTCTATAGGAAGAGAAATTCTCGGATCAAAGAAAGGCTTTATAGACGTTGGCTCAAGTCTGGGAGGACAGGATTCGTTTCTAGCCTATTCACATATTTTGTCCACGGGCTGGGTATTCGGCGCAGTATTCCCTAAAAGCGAACTGTTTTCGGAAGTTGATCAGCTTCACCACAAGACCTTTATAGTGAGTATTTTAGGGATTGGGCTTCTCGTTCTTGTTAGCGTCTTTGTAGCGAGATCCATAGCCAGACCACTCAAAGAGATGGCGGCCGCTACCAAAAAGGTCGCTGTCGGGGAACTCGATATTGAACTGAAGGCTGCAAATCGCACCGATGAAGTTGGCTTGCTGGCCCAGTCATTTACTCAAATGGCCCAGGGACTGAAAGAACGGGATTTCATAAGGGACGCGTTTGGCCGATACGTCACCCAGGAAGTTGTCAACAGGCTGCTTCAGTCTAGTGATGGGTTAAAACTCGGTGGCGAGATCCGGGAAATATCGATGATGATGTCTGATATTAGAGGCTTTACGGCTCTCACAGCAAATATGAATCCTGAAAACATAATCACTCTTCTTAATCGTTATCTGGGAAGAATGGTCGACACGCTGATCGATTTCAGAGGGATTATTGATGAAATAATAGGAGATGGGATACTTGCATTTTTCGGCGCCCCTGAACCACTCGAGGATCACCCTGAACGGGCCGTGGCGTGCGCTTTGAAGATGCAGGAAGCAATGGCCGAAATAAACGCCTGGAACATAGCCGATGGGCTGCCCACACTCGAAATGGGAATTGCGGTTAATACAGGAAACGTAGTTGTTGGAAATATCGGCTCGGATAAACGGAAAAAGTATGGAGCAGTAGGGCCGGATGTCAATTTCACAGGCAGGATGGAATCCTTTACTGTCGGCGGCCAGGTCCTTGTATCTCAATCAACTTACGACCGCCTGTCGGATATCCTTGAGGTTAAAGACATACTTGAGATTGAAATGAAAGGCTTTCAGGGAAAGGTCAAACTTTATGATGTGATAGGAATTAGAGGCAAGTACACGGTTGCTCTGAAGCGCCTTGAGGAAACTCTCAGAGTTCTCGAGAAGCCAATAACTATGACTTTCTATCGGCTGAGCCAAAAAACCGTCTCGTCCCACGGAAACCCAGGAACGATGAGACAAGTTTCCCATAGGGAAGCTGTTATGACCTGCCCTGAGCCCCTGGAGCTTTGGGAAAACGTGATGATAGTACCTCATGACGAAAAGGGAGAAATCTCCGAAGCCGTAATTTACGCCAAAGTAATTTCACTTGAAGCGGTTGATGGAGTTCATTATATCAAGACGCACTTTACGTCCGTATCCCCAAAGGCTCTCCACGTCCTTGAGAAGGCCGTCTGA